One Megasphaera elsdenii DSM 20460 genomic window carries:
- a CDS encoding NAD/NADP octopine/nopaline dehydrogenase family protein, producing the protein MRICIVGGGNIGTLLVGEAAADGHDVTMYTSRPDSWHNHIVVKDIQGLIIAEGDIYTITDDMSLALKNQDYICVTLPSIAQKSFADKAAAYVKPGTRFVMIPGYGGTEFLMQSVLKQGAVLIGFERVQAIARLIRYGQSVCMRGRKNEIQLASYPQCPEDEIKTIANDMEVLFHLPVKIMPNYLNITFTPSNPVLHTSRLYSMFKDYQEGVYYPSHLPFYDGWTDFSSKVLFRLDDEVQLLCSTLNHLDLDGVNL; encoded by the coding sequence ATGCGTATCTGCATAGTCGGCGGTGGTAATATCGGTACTTTATTAGTGGGTGAAGCAGCCGCGGATGGTCATGACGTAACTATGTATACATCCAGACCGGACAGCTGGCATAATCATATTGTAGTAAAAGATATTCAGGGACTCATCATCGCAGAGGGGGATATCTACACAATTACAGATGATATGTCTTTGGCTTTAAAAAATCAGGACTATATCTGTGTGACACTTCCATCTATTGCTCAGAAGTCTTTTGCAGATAAGGCTGCGGCTTATGTAAAGCCCGGCACTCGATTTGTGATGATTCCTGGTTATGGCGGCACAGAATTCCTTATGCAATCGGTGCTGAAGCAAGGAGCAGTCCTTATTGGCTTTGAACGGGTACAGGCTATTGCCCGGTTGATTCGTTATGGACAGAGTGTTTGTATGAGGGGCCGTAAAAACGAAATTCAACTAGCATCCTATCCCCAGTGCCCTGAAGATGAAATAAAAACTATTGCAAATGATATGGAAGTTCTTTTTCATCTGCCAGTAAAAATCATGCCTAATTACCTGAATATAACATTTACGCCGTCCAATCCGGTATTGCATACCTCCCGTTTGTATTCAATGTTTAAAGACTATCAGGAGGGCGTGTATTATCCGAGTCATCTTCCTTTCTATGATGGCTGGACTGATTTTTCTTCTAAAGTTCTCTTTCGATTGGATGATGAAGTTCAGCTTCTCTGCTCTACGCTTAATCATTTAGACCTTGATGGTGTCAATCTTTAA
- a CDS encoding NAD/NADP octopine/nopaline dehydrogenase family protein translates to MHYESPTISAMTYKLTHIDSFHGIMSPMKETDKGWIPDFNNRYFSCDFNYGLEILYQFAQICHLKVPAMDTVMQWYRKVTHSNKTIVDIEEYGIHSIDDIYIKYLSK, encoded by the coding sequence TTGCATTATGAAAGTCCGACAATATCAGCGATGACCTATAAATTAACCCATATAGATTCATTCCATGGAATTATGTCTCCCATGAAAGAAACCGATAAAGGATGGATTCCGGATTTTAATAATCGTTATTTCAGCTGTGATTTTAATTATGGCTTAGAAATTCTTTATCAGTTTGCCCAAATCTGTCATCTAAAAGTACCTGCGATGGACACTGTAATGCAGTGGTATCGTAAGGTAACTCATAGTAATAAGACGATAGTAGATATTGAAGAATATGGAATTCATTCTATAGATGATATTTATATTAAGTATCTGAGTAAATAG
- a CDS encoding Panacea domain-containing protein has translation MYTWKGVADWILQNIDNVTDKKLQKLMYFAYAWYLVFFNESANEIENRLFDEHFEAWVHGPVLPALYQDVKEFHSDDIPKNYFEKYRERFSTDTLNLFEQIKKVYGAYNGNQLESIVHQEDPWIHARKGCSSYEICKNIITDGEIFSYYIKRIVDES, from the coding sequence ATGTATACGTGGAAAGGTGTGGCGGACTGGATTTTACAAAATATTGATAATGTAACTGATAAAAAATTACAGAAGTTGATGTATTTTGCATATGCGTGGTATTTAGTATTTTTCAATGAATCCGCAAATGAAATAGAAAATCGTTTGTTTGATGAACACTTTGAAGCATGGGTTCATGGGCCTGTTTTACCTGCCTTATACCAAGATGTAAAAGAATTTCATAGTGATGATATTCCCAAAAATTATTTTGAAAAGTATAGAGAACGTTTTTCGACAGATACATTGAATTTATTTGAACAAATAAAAAAAGTGTATGGTGCATATAATGGAAATCAGTTAGAAAGCATTGTCCATCAAGAAGATCCGTGGATTCATGCACGTAAAGGTTGTAGCAGTTATGAAATATGTAAAAATATCATTACGGATGGGGAAATTTTTAGCTATTATATAAAAAGAATTGTTGATGAATCATGA
- a CDS encoding AAA family ATPase has translation MLLEYTCSNYKSIKDRVLFSLLADKDISSHTPNTVLYDNKKILKSAVIYGANGSGKTNFLNSMKFMKLLVATSIRKQPGEGIPQLSHKLSASNVPTVFTVQFIRHGIRYSYGFSVLHNMIDGEYLYYFPKKRLVKIFERDGMNIIPGNRYKNSFDVSQSILKENRLFLSCAANYTNIKEIEEAFLFFVEDVVIYDNNENDWTGSSIHLMRENKVIKHKFISLLQEFGTGIQNISSKTEKVKIATEPLPDEIKKFLPKVANRITIKVDYGKFQTDLMSEESDGVQKLFELLCPILDILAKDKVLICDELENSLHEILVAHIIKLFHDNESKAQLIFSTHDTSLLSNNIFRRDQIWFTQLTQDRATDLYSLIEIKNIDNLENLEKGYISGKYGAIPFLNISSISKLEK, from the coding sequence ATGTTATTAGAGTATACATGTTCTAACTATAAATCCATAAAAGATAGGGTACTTTTTTCGTTGCTGGCAGATAAAGATATTTCTTCTCATACCCCAAATACTGTGCTTTATGACAATAAAAAAATTTTAAAATCTGCCGTAATTTATGGCGCTAATGGCTCTGGAAAAACTAATTTTTTAAATTCAATGAAATTCATGAAATTATTAGTGGCTACTAGCATTCGCAAACAGCCTGGCGAAGGCATTCCTCAACTTTCGCATAAACTTTCTGCATCTAATGTTCCGACGGTGTTTACTGTACAGTTCATTCGTCATGGAATTCGATATTCGTATGGTTTTTCTGTTTTGCATAATATGATTGATGGGGAGTATTTGTACTACTTTCCCAAAAAGCGACTTGTAAAAATTTTTGAACGTGATGGAATGAATATTATTCCTGGAAATAGATATAAAAATTCGTTTGATGTGAGCCAGAGCATATTAAAAGAAAATAGGTTGTTTTTATCTTGTGCTGCTAATTACACAAATATTAAAGAAATAGAAGAGGCGTTTTTGTTTTTTGTGGAAGATGTAGTTATTTATGATAATAATGAAAATGATTGGACTGGCTCTTCTATTCATTTGATGAGAGAAAATAAAGTAATTAAACATAAGTTTATATCATTATTACAGGAATTTGGTACAGGCATACAAAATATTAGCAGTAAGACTGAAAAAGTAAAAATTGCTACGGAACCTTTACCAGATGAAATAAAAAAGTTTTTGCCTAAAGTAGCAAATCGTATTACGATTAAAGTTGATTATGGTAAATTTCAAACTGACTTGATGTCGGAAGAATCAGATGGTGTTCAAAAATTATTTGAGTTATTGTGTCCTATTTTAGATATTTTAGCTAAAGACAAAGTCTTAATTTGTGATGAATTAGAGAATAGTTTACATGAAATTTTAGTGGCCCATATTATAAAACTATTTCATGATAATGAATCTAAAGCGCAACTTATATTTTCAACGCATGATACAAGTCTGTTAAGTAATAATATTTTTCGCAGAGATCAGATTTGGTTTACTCAACTTACTCAAGACAGAGCAACAGATTTGTATTCTCTGATAGAAATTAAAAATATAGATAATTTAGAGAACCTTGAAAAAGGGTATATTAGTGGTAAATACGGAGCGATTCCGTTCTTGAATATCTCATCTATTAGTAAATTGGAAAAGTAA
- a CDS encoding HEPN domain-containing protein, with the protein MLLEPNYKLTPRNKNVREKCPSKTVMKFSLKEIKQHFDESLAMLRNQTSIAHGFYENRNVEEAKYIWRTQIVLLESAYDFYLHEITKYGLCRIYEKQWDETPKYKNININMETLSEALISNGSLDWFLKFTNDHYSIKTLTSYQSFRDQCNLLGIDYREIADEVFYDRNSRKSTEEKLENVITELFKRRNRIAHQYDREYADAEPQNIDEKTVEDFLQRISEIVDSIYRAVLRKDGIFNDFTCNDK; encoded by the coding sequence ATGTTGTTAGAACCAAATTATAAGCTTACTCCTAGGAATAAAAATGTTAGAGAAAAATGTCCATCTAAAACTGTGATGAAATTTTCTCTAAAAGAAATAAAACAACATTTTGATGAGAGTTTAGCAATGCTTCGCAATCAAACATCTATTGCGCATGGTTTTTATGAAAATCGAAATGTAGAGGAAGCAAAATATATATGGCGCACACAAATTGTATTATTAGAAAGTGCTTATGATTTTTATCTACATGAAATTACTAAGTATGGGTTATGCCGGATATACGAAAAACAATGGGATGAAACTCCAAAATATAAAAACATAAATATTAACATGGAAACATTGTCGGAAGCTTTAATTAGTAATGGAAGTTTGGACTGGTTTTTAAAATTCACAAATGACCATTATAGTATCAAAACATTAACATCTTATCAGTCTTTTCGTGATCAATGTAATTTGTTGGGGATTGATTATAGAGAAATTGCAGATGAAGTGTTCTATGATAGGAATTCTCGCAAATCAACAGAAGAAAAATTAGAAAATGTCATAACTGAGCTTTTTAAACGAAGAAATCGAATTGCGCATCAATATGATCGTGAATATGCTGATGCTGAACCTCAAAATATTGATGAAAAAACAGTAGAAGATTTTTTGCAAAGAATCTCTGAAATTGTGGATTCTATTTATCGAGCAGTACTTAGAAAAGATGGAATTTTTAATGATTTTACTTGCAATGATAAATAA
- the wzx gene encoding O-unit flippase-like protein, which translates to MQINTQKKDIIWNYLGIFFSLGSQVIWLPVLIHYLPPDILGLWYVFVSIGGMVELLDSGFTPTLSHCMTYAWSGAMDLKKQGVVFSGERSGPNYALVYGILSTCRVLYFGIACVATLVMVGAGTLYVQRIASAYLSWQVYATWMLYIASTFINLYIGYYAVVLVGIGDIFHKNRAQILSKGAFLILGTLGLVCGFGILSLGVAYFASGFVLRFLCKHYLIKEHKFDELFRKYRHQTDYSKRHVLAMMWPNAWRDGLVTVTAYLTGQATVLMSSGFLTLYETGIYSFSMQVVNALISIASGMFSAYVPAIQSAYVSRNRKVMKDLYAKSMACAFHLSFWGIIVFAAIGIPIVQLLRHDFVIERPAFLLLALSIYLLNRHRSSACFISTMNKLPYTFSFIFFGVISISATYIGLAYFHLGLWGLILIPLAVQSIYNNWKWNQVVNRYLHTTEIRLMRQGTADLMRIVGNKIFKTKS; encoded by the coding sequence ATGCAGATTAATACACAAAAGAAAGATATTATATGGAACTACTTGGGAATCTTCTTCTCTTTGGGTTCTCAAGTTATATGGCTGCCTGTCCTGATTCATTACTTACCACCTGATATTTTAGGTTTATGGTACGTATTCGTCAGTATTGGTGGTATGGTTGAACTTCTTGATAGTGGCTTTACGCCAACTTTGAGCCATTGCATGACTTATGCGTGGAGTGGAGCCATGGATTTGAAGAAACAGGGTGTCGTCTTTTCCGGTGAACGGAGTGGGCCGAATTATGCTTTGGTTTATGGGATTTTGAGTACTTGCCGAGTCTTATATTTTGGCATTGCCTGTGTAGCTACCTTAGTTATGGTCGGTGCTGGTACGTTGTACGTGCAGCGCATCGCCTCGGCCTATTTATCTTGGCAAGTTTATGCTACTTGGATGCTTTATATAGCATCAACCTTTATTAATCTTTATATAGGCTATTATGCCGTCGTCCTCGTCGGTATCGGCGATATTTTTCATAAAAACCGGGCACAGATTTTATCGAAAGGTGCTTTTTTGATATTAGGAACACTCGGCCTTGTTTGTGGCTTTGGGATTCTCAGCCTTGGCGTAGCTTATTTTGCCAGCGGTTTTGTTTTACGCTTTTTGTGCAAGCATTATCTCATCAAGGAGCATAAGTTTGATGAATTATTTCGAAAATATCGCCATCAGACAGATTATTCCAAGCGCCATGTCTTGGCTATGATGTGGCCCAATGCCTGGCGGGATGGATTAGTTACGGTTACGGCTTATCTGACAGGGCAGGCTACGGTACTGATGAGCAGCGGCTTTCTGACTCTGTATGAAACGGGGATTTACTCTTTTTCCATGCAAGTCGTCAATGCCTTGATTAGCATTGCTTCAGGTATGTTCAGTGCCTATGTTCCGGCAATCCAATCGGCCTATGTATCCCGCAACCGGAAAGTCATGAAAGATTTATACGCGAAGTCCATGGCCTGTGCCTTTCACCTCAGTTTCTGGGGCATCATCGTTTTTGCAGCGATTGGCATTCCCATCGTACAACTCCTGCGCCATGACTTCGTCATTGAACGACCGGCCTTCCTGCTGTTGGCACTGTCAATTTATCTCTTGAATCGCCATCGAAGTTCTGCCTGCTTCATCAGTACCATGAATAAGCTGCCATATACCTTCAGCTTCATCTTCTTCGGCGTCATCAGTATCAGTGCCACCTATATCGGACTAGCCTACTTCCATTTAGGATTATGGGGCCTCATCCTTATTCCCTTAGCGGTCCAGTCCATCTACAATAACTGGAAATGGAACCAAGTCGTCAATCGCTATCTGCATACCACAGAAATCAGATTGATGAGACAGGGGACGGCTGATCTTATGCGGATCGTAGGGAATAAAATATTTAAAACGAAATCATAA